The following proteins are co-located in the Castanea sativa cultivar Marrone di Chiusa Pesio chromosome 8, ASM4071231v1 genome:
- the LOC142605594 gene encoding protein ASPARTIC PROTEASE IN GUARD CELL 2: MVPVRVLLMVLVLNLLTSITATTNSNSNSTTTTTSSSSHANAISYPDFQHLNIKETIAETKTKPTVTSQNHKPLETHDDDDDNKKKSWKLQLVHRDGISKDNFHDHYRHRFLQRMKRDSRRVTSLIRRLSVGGESYKEEDFGSEVVSGMEQGSGEYFIRIGVGSPPRSQYVVIDSGSDIVWVQCQPCNQCYHQSDPVFDPADSASYSGVSCNSAVCGRLENGGCHAGRCRYEVQYGDGSYTKGTLAFETLTFGQTTIRNVAIGCGHINKGMFVGAAGLLGLGSGSMSFVGQLGGQAGGAFSYCLVSRGIGSSGSLEFGRAAMPVGAAWVPLIRNPQAPSFYYVGLAGLGVGGMQIPISEDVFKLTDMGKGGVVMDTGTAVTRFPTLAYEAFRDAFISQTSNLPRASGVSIFDTCYNLLGFVSVRVPTVSFYFSDGPILTLPARNFLIPVDDAGTFCFAFAPSPSSGPSIIGNIQQEGIQISFDGANGFVGFGPNVC; the protein is encoded by the coding sequence ATGGTACCCGTACGGGTTCTACTCATGGTGTTGGTGTTGAACCTCCTAACTAGTATCACCGCCACAactaactcaaactcaaactccaccaccaccaccacttccTCGTCAAGCCATGCAAATGCAATATCCTACCCTGATTTTCAACACCTGAATATAAAAGAGACCATAGCAGAGACTAAAACCAAGCCTACAGTAACTTCCCAAAACCACAAACCCCTTGAAACccacgatgatgatgatgacaacaaGAAAAAGTCATGGAAGCTGCAGCTAGTTCATAGAGATGGGATATCCAAAGACAACTTCCACGATCATTATCGCCACCGCTTTCTTCAGCGCATGAAACGCGACAGTAGAAGGGTGACTAGCCTTATCCGCCGCCTAAGTGTCGGCGGAGAGAGTTATAAGGAGGAGGATTTTGGGTCAGAGGTGGTTTCCGGAATGGAACAAGGAAGTGGAGAATACTTCATTAGGATAGGGGTTGGTAGCCCTCCAAGGAGTCAGTATGTGGTTATTGATTCGGGTAGTGATATTGTTTGGGTCCAATGTCAACCTTGTAACCAGTGCTACCACCAATCCGACCCGGTATTTGACCCGGCTGATTCAGCCTCCTATTCTGGGGTGTCTTGTAACTCCGCTGTTTGTGGCCGACTGGAGAACGGGGGGTGTCATGCGGGTCGGTGTCGGTACGAGGTCCAATATGGTGACGGGTCGTACACCAAGGGCACGCTTGCATTCGAAACGCTGACGTTTGGGCAAACCACAATTCGAAACGTCGCCATAGGATGCGGCCACATAAACAAAGGCATGTTTGTCGGAGCAGCTGGGTTATTGGGTCTTGGAAGTGGGTCCATGTCATTTGTGGGTCAGCTTGGCGGTCAAGCTGGTGGTGCATTTAGTTACTGTTTGGTGAGTCGGGGCATCGGGTCATCGGGGTCACTAGAATTCGGGCGTGCAGCAATGCCTGTGGGTGCTGCATGGGTCCCCTTGATTCGAAACCCACAAGCCCCAAGTTTTTACTATGTTGGGCTAGCGGGTCTTGGAGTCGGAGGCATGCAAATACCTATTTCTGAAGATGTTTTTAAACTAACTGATATGGGTAAAGGAGGTGTGGTTATGGATACGGGCACGGCCGTAACTAGATTCCCGACATTGGCTTATGAAGCGTTTCGTGATGCTTTTATCTCACAAACCTCAAACCTCCCTCGAGCCTCTGGAGTGTCCATCTTTGACACTTGTTATAACTTACTTGGGTTTGTATCAGTTCGGGTACCAACAGTGTCATTTTATTTCTCAGATGGGCCAATCCTGACTCTTCCAGCAAGGAATTTTCTAATTCCGGTGGATGATGCAGGAACTTTCTGTTTTGCATTTGCTCCATCCCCTTCTTCTGGACCTTCTATTATTGGGAACATTCAACAAGAGGGGATCCAGATTTCCTTTGATGGGGCTAATGGATTTGTGGGATTTGGCCCAAACGTTTGCTAA